The Planifilum fulgidum genomic sequence CAACCTCCGACGGACAACAGCTATCGGATCCACTGTTTCCGCAGGGCGATCGCCACCGCCTCGGCCCGGTTTTTGGCTTCCAACTTCTTTAAAATGGTGTGGGCGTGCTCCGCCGCGGTGTGTTCGCTGATGTGCAGTTGGGCGGCGATGGATTTGGTGCTGTGGCCGGCCGCGATCAGCTGAAGGATCTCCCGTTCCCGATTGCTCAGGACGGAGGGGTTGTGGAATCGGGGAGGCCGGGACGGGTTCAGCTGGGCTTCCAGGGCTTTGGAAGTCCTTTGGATGAGCGCGTGGATCATTTCCATTTTCCGGTGTTCCGGCCGAAAGTGTTTCCCGTTTTGGTCCAGAAGCAGGAAGCCGAGGGGGAAGGGGTCCTTCCCGTACAAGGGGGCCACCACCAGGGAGGTGACCCGGAAGTTTTCGATGTGGTGAGCGGGAAGGTAATTCTTCACATCCTGCAGATAGATGGGCTTTTTCTCCCGCAGCACGTATTTCAACCCGGGTATGTTGTAGTCCAGCTCCCGAATCCGGCGGATGGCGTCCAAATCGATGTTGTGGGAATAGATTCCGTCCAGGGAGCGGGTGATGGGCGTGTACCAGAAGAGCGCGGCCCGGGCAAAGCCGGCGATGCGGCAGATTTCCCGGACGGAATAGGAGAGGATGTCCTCCAGTCCGTTCAGGGTGAGGAGCACCTCGTCATAACGGAGGATGGCTTCGTACAGCTCCATCTGATCTTCCTCGAAGGCGGCATCGGAATCCGAAAGATCCGTCCCGTTCGCATCGTCCCGGTCTCGGGGAAAGGCGGCTTCGCCCAGGAAGGAAGAAAATGCCATATTCAATAAAGAGGAATGAATCCAGCGAAAGCCGACATGGATGTCCAGGGCGGAATTTTGCAGGATCAGTTCCACGGCGATCTCTTCCAGCATGCTGATGATGAGGACCATGTGGCTGGGACGAAGAATGTCGGAACGGGAAAGAAACAGTTTCCGCATCTGACGGGCTCCCGCCGCGGGATCGGAAAGCAGGCGGTCCAGCCGCTCCAGCAGGAATTGGAACACCTCATTGACCGCGTCCTTCTCCTCTTCGGAGAGGGGAAGGGTGGAAAGCTTGAGACGCCAGCGGGTTTGGCTCTCCGGGTAGCCCTGGGCCAGGGTATCCAGAATTTGTTGCACCTCTTTTTGGGTCAAAAAGGGTGTAGGCAAAAAAGTTCTCATGGCGCACCCTTCTTTATACGGCGTAAGAATTATTTGTTGATAATTACAAATTATTTGGTTCTATTTCGTTTGTCAAGCGGACACCCCACATTTATGGGGGTGACAATCCCCTCATCCATGGGATGTAGATCAATTTGAATCAGTGCTATCTTTCAAAATAGGAGGAATCATTTTTCGTCGACGGGAAGTTTCTTCGGGAGAAAGGAGGAAGCGCTTCCTCCTCCGGAAGGAGAGGGGAGCCTGCGCGCATTGGTTATGAAAGCGGTCACTTTTCACGGAGTAGGAGACGTTCGAGTGGAAACGATGCCCGACCCGGAAATCCTGGAACCGACGGATGCGATCATCCGGGTGCATACGGCGGCGATTTGCGGCTCCGATCTGCACCTCTACCACGGCACCATTCCCGGGCTTCTGCCCGGAACGATCATCGGCCACGAATATGTGGGCGTGGTGGAGGAAACGGGTTCCCAGGTCCGCCGTTTTAAGAAGGGAGACCGCGTCGTGGGGGCTTTTCACGTGGCCTGCGGCACCTGTCCCATGTGCCGGCGCGATCTCTTTCATCAGTGTTCAAGCGGCGGAGTGCTCGGCTACGGGGTCGCCTTTGGCAATCTGCAGGGAACCCAGGCCGAATACGCGCGGATCCCCTATGCCGACGAGACGCTTCGGCTGGTCCCGGAGGGACTGACCGACGAACAGGCCATCTTTTCCGGGGATATCCTGACCACAGCTTACGGAGCGGTGGTGAACAGCGGGCTCAAACCGGGAGAGACGGTGGCGGTGATCGGTTGCGGACCCGTCGGGATCATGGCGGTGCAGAGCGCCCTGGTCCTGGGAGCCTCGCGGGTTTTCGCCGTCGATCTGCTGAAGGAGAGGACGGCTCTGGCCGAAAAACTGGGCGCCGTGCCGGTGCCGGCGGGGGAAGTGAACCCGGTTGCCCAGATCACCCGGATGACCGGCGGAGAAGGGGTCGACGCGGTGATCGAGGCGGTGGGGGGATCAAAAACCATCCAGCTCGCCTTCGAACTGGTGCGGGGCGGGGGACGCATCTCCGCCATCGGGGTCACCTCCGAAAGCACCTTTGACTATCCCCTGATGAACAGTTTGACGAAGGATATCACTTTCCGGATCGGGCTGGCCAACATTCACCGGGATATCGACACCACCCTTTCCCTGGTGCGCAACGGGCGCATCGACCCCACCGTGGTGATCAGCCATCGCATGCCCCTGGAACAGGCACCTGAAGGATATCGCCTCTTTGATCAGCGCAAGGCGACCAAGGTGATTCTGCAGGTGACGTGATTCTTCCCTGACTTCGGGCGCTGCGCCATCAAGGGGATGTGCCGGCGGTCACCGGATCGGGATGATCGCGAATCGGAATTTCCACAAGGGGTGTATTTGTGCATGGGAGAATGGACTTCGACGCTGGATTTTCCTTCCGTTTCGCCCTCCGTGCGGGATTTTCTCCGGGGCGGCCCGAAGAAGCTGTTGATTCACGGGCGGTGGGTGCCTTCCAAGTCGGAGCGCACCTTCAGCACCCTTGATCCGGCTACCGGAGAGCCCTTGGCCACCCTGTACGAAGCGGACGAGGCCGATGTGGATGAAGCGGTCCGTTCGGCGAGAAAGGCCCTGGAAGGCTCCTGGAGCCGGATTTCCCCGGCCGAGAGGGGCCGGCTTCTCTGGAAGCTGGCGGATCTGATCGAGGAGAACGCCGAAGAGCTGTGCCAGCTCGAATCCCTGGACACCGGCAAACCCGTCACGGAGACATCGGTGGCGGACATTCCCTTGACGGTGGAGCAATTCCGCTATTTTGCCGGTTGGGCCACGAAGCTGACCGGAGATGTTCTGCCCGTCTCCTTCCCCGGCAGTTATTTGGCGTATACCCGCCGGGAACCCGTGGGCGTCGTCGGCGCGATCGTTCCCTGGAATTTTCCGCTCCTGATCGCCTCGTGGAAACTGGCTCCGGCGCTGGCCTGCGGCAACACGGTGGTGTTGAAGCCGTCGGAGATCACGCCGCTGACGGCGATTCGGCTCGGGGAGCTGATTCAGGAAGCGGGCTTTCCCCCGGGCGTCGTCAACATCGTGCCCGGATACGGTCCGCGCGCCGGTTCCGCGCTGGTGAGGCATCCGGACGTGGATAAGATCACCTTTACCGGGTCGAACCGGGTGGGAAAAGAGATCGTTCGCGCCGCGGGGGACGACTTCAAGCGGGTCACCCTGGAGCTCGGCGGAAAATCCCCCAATATCGTTTTTCCCGACGCCGATCTGGACGCGGTGGCCGGTGGCGTCATGATGAGCATTTTCTTCAATCAGGGGGAGGTCTGCAGCGCCGGATCCCGGATGTATGTTCACCGGGACGTGTATGAGGATGTCCTGGAGGCCGTGGTGGAAAAGGCCAAGACCATCCGGCAGGGGCCCGGCGTCGATTGGATGACCCAGATGGGGCCGCTTGTCAGCCGGCAGCACATGGAGCGGGTGCTCGGCTATATCCGGCGGGGACTTGACGAAGGGGCGAAACTGCTCACCGGAGGCGAAAAGGGAGAGGGGCAGGGATATTTCGTCATGCCGACGGTGATGGAAGCCAAGGACGAGATGACGATCGCCCGGGAGGAGATTTTCGGACCGGTGCTGGCGGTGATGCCCTTCGAGGAATTGTCCGACGTGGTGAAAAGGGCCAATGCGACGAGATACGGATTGGCCGCCGGGGTTTGGACCCGCGATCTGAAAAAGGGAATTCAGGTGGCCCACGCTCTCCGTGCCGGAACCGTATGGGTGAACGGGTACAACCTGATGGATCCCACCAGTCCGTGGGGAGGATTCAAGGAGAGCGGATGGGGACGGGAAAAAGGGAAGGAAGCCCTTGAGCATTTCACGGAGGTCAAGAGCATTTGGCTCAATATTCAGTGATTCCTTCTGCAGGGAAGGGAGGTGATGCGCGGGGGAGTGGGCGGAAAACGGACGTTCCCGAAGGTTTGTCCCACGACGGGTGATGCCATCAGGCCGCGTGCTTTCAGCATTCGTCAAAACCTTCCCGCGATACGGATTGTTGCAACGAATATTTCAGGCAATTTCCTTCCTTGTGGATCGCAATCTCACCAATCTTCGGGTTCGGGTCCCGTCCGGCCGGCGCCCGGCGGAAGGTGCCGGCGCGATCGAAGCGGAAGGCTTCCAACCGAGCCAAAAGGAGGTTGTGCCCATGTATCGGTGGAAGAGGTTTTTGGTCAGCCTGACGGCCGCTTTGGCCCTGCTGTTCGCCATGGGTATCGGCATCTGGACCGGCGGTGTCGCCCTGGCGATGCCGGTGGCCGGGATCGGCGGGTTTATCGTCGAGGCTGACGAGATTCAGATCACCAACTTCAAGCTGTTGCCCAAGATCGGACAAACGAGCGAGAAATCCGTTTATCCCCAGGCCAGCTCCAGCTTGGACGGCGTGATCAAAGGAATGAAACTGTATAAGGACTTTGAATTGGGATCCTTCAAAGCGCGGGTGTTGATCAAGGCGTCCAAGGATGTGAAGGCGTCGGGCCTGGTTCTCGACATGACCCGGATGACCGCTGATTCCTCCTTCAGCAAGCTGAAGGTGGAGGAAAAATACAGCACCAATCCCCTGGAGAAAATCAGCCTGTCCGCGCCCTCGTTGAATCTCAAAAATGTGAAGATCCGGGGTCACTACCTCTTTGCCAACAGCATCTCGATTCCGGGCATGTCGCTGGATGTTTCGCTCAAGTAAGCGCGAAAGGTGAGCCGAATGGAAAAGATCGCGGAACAAGGGTTGTCCCACGAGCCACCCGGCGAGGGTGGCTCCCCCGTACCAACGGGGCGGTCGGCGCCGAAGCGGAGGCCGAAGGCGGGGCTGATCCTCATCATTCTGGCCGGGCTGATCATTTTGTGGATTCCGGTCAACTTGTACTGGTTGGCCTTTGTGCCCGGGAGTTTTGCCTTTACCGGACTCCTCTTCGGGACGATGGTCCTCCTGTGCGGCATCCTCGGCTGGTTGATGCCGCAGTATGTGCGGCTGCTCGGAGTATTTGCCATGGTGCTGTCGGTCCTCTCCATCATGGGCGCCCTCGGCGGCCTGCTGATCGGAACGGTGCTGGGAGTGATCGGGGGCTCCCTTTGCGTCGCCTGGGATCCGGAGGGGAAGCGTTCCCGCGGGCAGAGCGGGAAGGCGGGCAAAAGAAGGAGATGGATGCGGTCCCGGGGGGCGAAGAAGCCGGAGTGGCCGTCCGCCGCCAAGGCGGAAAATGAGGGAGGCGCCCATTGAACGAGGGTCCCGTCGGCAGGCATAGGCCACTTGGGCGGGAGTCATGTCGGGAGGCAACCCGGACGAAGGGGGGAACCCGCCTTTGAAGATTTTCAGGAGAATCTGCAAGAAGGCGTTCATATCGGTCATTCTTCTCACACTGGGCCTGTTTTCCTTTTCCGGAGAGCCGGCTCAGGCGGCCGACTGGAGTCAAGGGGTG encodes the following:
- a CDS encoding DUF6230 family protein, translating into MYRWKRFLVSLTAALALLFAMGIGIWTGGVALAMPVAGIGGFIVEADEIQITNFKLLPKIGQTSEKSVYPQASSSLDGVIKGMKLYKDFELGSFKARVLIKASKDVKASGLVLDMTRMTADSSFSKLKVEEKYSTNPLEKISLSAPSLNLKNVKIRGHYLFANSISIPGMSLDVSLK
- a CDS encoding aldehyde dehydrogenase family protein is translated as MGEWTSTLDFPSVSPSVRDFLRGGPKKLLIHGRWVPSKSERTFSTLDPATGEPLATLYEADEADVDEAVRSARKALEGSWSRISPAERGRLLWKLADLIEENAEELCQLESLDTGKPVTETSVADIPLTVEQFRYFAGWATKLTGDVLPVSFPGSYLAYTRREPVGVVGAIVPWNFPLLIASWKLAPALACGNTVVLKPSEITPLTAIRLGELIQEAGFPPGVVNIVPGYGPRAGSALVRHPDVDKITFTGSNRVGKEIVRAAGDDFKRVTLELGGKSPNIVFPDADLDAVAGGVMMSIFFNQGEVCSAGSRMYVHRDVYEDVLEAVVEKAKTIRQGPGVDWMTQMGPLVSRQHMERVLGYIRRGLDEGAKLLTGGEKGEGQGYFVMPTVMEAKDEMTIAREEIFGPVLAVMPFEELSDVVKRANATRYGLAAGVWTRDLKKGIQVAHALRAGTVWVNGYNLMDPTSPWGGFKESGWGREKGKEALEHFTEVKSIWLNIQ
- a CDS encoding LuxR C-terminal-related transcriptional regulator; this translates as MRTFLPTPFLTQKEVQQILDTLAQGYPESQTRWRLKLSTLPLSEEEKDAVNEVFQFLLERLDRLLSDPAAGARQMRKLFLSRSDILRPSHMVLIISMLEEIAVELILQNSALDIHVGFRWIHSSLLNMAFSSFLGEAAFPRDRDDANGTDLSDSDAAFEEDQMELYEAILRYDEVLLTLNGLEDILSYSVREICRIAGFARAALFWYTPITRSLDGIYSHNIDLDAIRRIRELDYNIPGLKYVLREKKPIYLQDVKNYLPAHHIENFRVTSLVVAPLYGKDPFPLGFLLLDQNGKHFRPEHRKMEMIHALIQRTSKALEAQLNPSRPPRFHNPSVLSNREREILQLIAAGHSTKSIAAQLHISEHTAAEHAHTILKKLEAKNRAEAVAIALRKQWIR
- a CDS encoding DUF6114 domain-containing protein, with the translated sequence MEKIAEQGLSHEPPGEGGSPVPTGRSAPKRRPKAGLILIILAGLIILWIPVNLYWLAFVPGSFAFTGLLFGTMVLLCGILGWLMPQYVRLLGVFAMVLSVLSIMGALGGLLIGTVLGVIGGSLCVAWDPEGKRSRGQSGKAGKRRRWMRSRGAKKPEWPSAAKAENEGGAH
- a CDS encoding alcohol dehydrogenase family protein — encoded protein: MPDPEILEPTDAIIRVHTAAICGSDLHLYHGTIPGLLPGTIIGHEYVGVVEETGSQVRRFKKGDRVVGAFHVACGTCPMCRRDLFHQCSSGGVLGYGVAFGNLQGTQAEYARIPYADETLRLVPEGLTDEQAIFSGDILTTAYGAVVNSGLKPGETVAVIGCGPVGIMAVQSALVLGASRVFAVDLLKERTALAEKLGAVPVPAGEVNPVAQITRMTGGEGVDAVIEAVGGSKTIQLAFELVRGGGRISAIGVTSESTFDYPLMNSLTKDITFRIGLANIHRDIDTTLSLVRNGRIDPTVVISHRMPLEQAPEGYRLFDQRKATKVILQVT